The Alphaproteobacteria bacterium genome has a segment encoding these proteins:
- a CDS encoding ankyrin repeat domain-containing protein encodes MHENERKIIIEALQSNDMQTFKNLSEFLLIPKYSHNQTIEDILNLVLVNENDSAFSLLLDMGLQDKYHGRSILTLVAKFASGKTIEKLIESHRSLLGEQLWYISPMAEIILALNISAAKVLLDEMSKQKFPPENILKEKYVLIRRCISDKDYDKLSQAILSFPEVVKEENDFSKSDKTNLLVFACIEKSSDALIQLLEAGGKFSNQCADMSLISMAATFADFRAMKGVIELGGGINAKYGVEKKTALDIALEHQNFSAAIALLEYRAKSSQVAKYAGKLCSEAIKIGSDTVLRQLIDAHHINMHTLCGDKTALDFALEHQNFSAAIALLEYGAKSSQVAKYARLLCSEAIKIGNNTVLSQLIDAYPIKNKNKQTAPNSLIPVAYTFKNDEAIRILLNAGETFHITPMVNHTHEKKPLQSAVEFISDDTINLLMQKANNPKTKENRPEYNQLIQAIGFYSIYKKDYKRLRALLSSKNSEIFTFNDDSLQSNRNQLLHCAIHLKDEEALRILVEYGADIKERIKYISPSEPPLETSDDLFLLIAPFASARMIRDLISKGATINTVIPDTPSPSEFLSHLPFYQALINGNLDAAEQLIMHDLWIKRFGEFGGFMSNQSFIALLLEIYQVENETNIQSNILNYKNTIKPIKNSNDEFADGSALRFMNSFPSNPHIVPFIKLLAKIGANLDVKYNEHIDLPEPPYKINYSPLVYAFIFCDFKTFFALKEHGATIDPSLLRLITCKAAFTNTTDYDDFAESLAIDVVNALYFEALERAISAKNTNECKKLIENGARIDYRDVNGNTLLHRMIKQDHLVEDIIYILELGADINKQSNAGNSALHLAVLQKNDALVNLLLSYGADVTIKNNKGNTPLHLAVLKNSIPNIDILYHGGADVRIPNNKGKKPLDVDSKNKQNKEAKGHLEVLINNANHCDRWGQNKLHLFITDEPVSTWINQGLDISKPDVDGYTPLHLAVLHQNEILVSQLLKHNAPCNTAVNGVTPLHHAAALGNVSLVNLLISHGSSINAIDTEGLTPLDYALSCKNAEELGAVEKTLLENGAAYGDDVVIKEPPLEMQHANDETSVPRKYQYTRDENNGQNQDINLLHRMIKQGHVVDVDFIHAICSSGADINKPATDGNSALHLAVWYGNEDLVHLLLNHGANANIQNNKGNTPLHLAVLKNSIAKINILYGGGANVRIPNNKGRKPHDVDSKNKQNKEAKEHLEGLIKHANSCDSWGQNKLHLLVIEEPLSTWMKQGLDILKPDCEGFTPLHRAVLCGNEILASQLLKHNASCNTVANNGATPLHHAAQIGNVVLVNLLISYGAPINAHDELGFTPLDYALSCNDTEKFSAVKKTLLENGAVPSDYLVIKEPPLERQYANDEPSVPRTNQLPTHDKNSHLKKESIKSTKTTNQEGTVKSTRYLS; translated from the coding sequence ATGCACGAAAATGAAAGAAAAATAATAATCGAAGCTCTTCAATCAAATGATATGCAAACATTCAAGAACCTATCTGAGTTCCTTCTTATCCCTAAGTACTCTCATAATCAAACAATTGAAGACATCCTGAATCTAGTCCTGGTCAATGAGAATGATAGTGCGTTTAGTTTACTTCTTGATATGGGCTTGCAAGACAAGTACCATGGGCGATCTATTTTGACTTTAGTAGCAAAATTTGCCTCAGGTAAGACCATCGAAAAGCTGATAGAATCCCATCGATCTCTCTTAGGTGAACAATTATGGTATATTTCACCAATGGCGGAGATCATTTTAGCGCTGAATATTTCTGCCGCAAAAGTTTTGCTGGATGAAATGTCGAAGCAAAAATTTCCTCCCGAAAACATTTTGAAAGAAAAGTATGTGCTCATAAGAAGATGCATCAGTGATAAGGATTATGATAAACTTTCACAGGCCATTTTATCTTTTCCTGAAGTGGTTAAGGAGGAAAATGATTTTTCCAAATCCGACAAAACAAATCTATTGGTCTTTGCTTGCATAGAGAAATCTAGTGACGCACTAATCCAGCTTCTCGAAGCAGGAGGAAAGTTCAGTAACCAATGTGCAGACATGTCACTTATATCTATGGCGGCAACGTTCGCAGACTTTAGAGCTATGAAGGGTGTTATAGAGCTTGGTGGAGGCATAAATGCCAAATACGGCGTTGAGAAAAAAACAGCGCTTGATATTGCACTGGAACACCAAAATTTTTCTGCGGCAATCGCACTTTTAGAGTATAGAGCAAAAAGCTCGCAAGTGGCTAAATATGCAGGGAAATTATGCTCTGAAGCCATTAAAATTGGGAGCGATACGGTGCTTAGGCAGTTGATCGATGCACATCACATCAATATGCATACCTTATGTGGCGATAAGACAGCGCTTGATTTTGCACTGGAACACCAAAATTTTTCTGCGGCAATCGCACTTTTAGAGTATGGAGCAAAAAGCTCGCAAGTGGCTAAATATGCACGATTATTATGCTCTGAAGCCATTAAAATTGGGAACAATACGGTGCTTAGCCAGTTGATCGATGCATATCCCATCAAGAATAAGAATAAGCAGACGGCACCTAATAGCCTTATCCCGGTGGCATATACATTTAAAAATGATGAGGCCATCCGTATCCTACTCAATGCGGGAGAAACATTTCATATTACCCCAATGGTAAATCATACGCATGAAAAGAAACCGCTGCAATCTGCTGTTGAATTTATTTCAGACGATACGATTAACCTATTGATGCAGAAGGCAAATAATCCTAAAACAAAAGAGAACCGCCCCGAATACAACCAATTAATCCAAGCAATTGGATTTTACTCTATTTATAAGAAAGACTACAAACGTCTTCGTGCCTTATTATCATCGAAAAATTCTGAAATTTTTACATTTAATGATGACAGCCTTCAATCTAACCGTAATCAATTACTACATTGCGCAATCCACCTCAAGGATGAAGAAGCATTACGAATACTCGTCGAGTATGGAGCAGATATTAAGGAAAGAATAAAATACATTTCACCATCTGAACCACCACTTGAAACTAGTGATGATCTATTTTTATTAATAGCCCCTTTTGCGAGCGCACGCATGATCAGAGATCTTATTTCAAAAGGAGCCACTATAAACACTGTAATTCCAGACACCCCCAGCCCCTCTGAATTTTTATCACATTTACCATTTTATCAGGCACTTATAAATGGAAACTTAGACGCAGCAGAGCAACTGATAATGCATGATCTCTGGATCAAACGATTTGGAGAATTTGGAGGATTTATGAGCAATCAGTCATTCATTGCGCTCCTTTTAGAAATTTATCAGGTCGAGAATGAAACCAACATCCAATCAAATATCTTGAATTATAAAAACACTATCAAACCAATTAAAAATTCAAACGATGAGTTTGCTGATGGTTCGGCGTTGCGCTTCATGAATTCATTTCCATCCAATCCTCATATAGTCCCATTCATCAAATTACTTGCCAAAATAGGAGCTAATCTTGATGTTAAATATAATGAACACATCGACTTGCCTGAGCCCCCCTATAAGATTAACTATTCCCCACTAGTTTATGCCTTCATCTTCTGTGATTTCAAGACATTCTTTGCGTTGAAGGAGCACGGTGCTACTATAGACCCTTCTTTGCTTCGTTTGATAACATGTAAAGCGGCTTTCACTAATACTACCGACTATGATGATTTTGCGGAATCTTTGGCAATTGACGTCGTGAACGCTCTTTATTTTGAAGCATTAGAACGTGCTATTTCTGCTAAAAACACAAATGAATGTAAAAAACTGATTGAAAACGGTGCACGTATTGATTATCGCGACGTTAATGGTAACACTCTATTACATCGTATGATTAAACAAGACCATCTTGTTGAGGATATTATCTATATTCTTGAATTAGGTGCAGATATCAATAAACAATCGAATGCCGGAAACTCAGCCCTGCATTTGGCTGTGTTGCAAAAAAACGACGCCCTTGTGAATCTCCTACTTAGCTATGGGGCCGATGTTACCATTAAGAATAATAAAGGTAATACCCCGCTGCATTTGGCTGTGTTGAAAAACAGTATTCCTAATATCGACATACTCTATCATGGGGGAGCAGATGTTAGGATACCAAATAACAAAGGAAAAAAACCACTTGATGTAGACAGCAAAAACAAGCAGAATAAGGAGGCAAAAGGACACCTTGAAGTTTTAATCAACAATGCCAACCATTGTGATCGTTGGGGTCAAAATAAACTCCATCTTTTTATTACAGACGAGCCTGTCAGCACATGGATTAATCAAGGACTAGATATTTCAAAACCAGATGTTGATGGATATACACCGCTTCATCTTGCTGTCTTACACCAAAATGAAATATTAGTTAGTCAGCTGCTTAAACATAATGCCCCTTGCAATACTGCAGTAAATGGCGTCACACCGTTGCATCATGCTGCAGCATTAGGCAATGTTTCGCTTGTTAACCTGCTAATTTCTCATGGCTCTTCCATTAATGCTATCGATACAGAGGGCCTTACGCCACTAGATTATGCTCTCTCTTGTAAAAATGCTGAGGAGTTGGGAGCAGTTGAAAAAACACTTCTAGAAAATGGAGCTGCTTACGGCGATGACGTAGTGATTAAAGAGCCCCCCTTGGAAATGCAACACGCAAATGATGAAACATCCGTTCCACGCAAGTATCAATATACTCGCGATGAAAACAATGGCCAAAACCAGGATATAAATCTATTACATCGTATGATTAAACAAGGCCATGTTGTTGATGTTGACTTTATTCACGCTATTTGTAGTTCTGGTGCAGATATCAATAAACCAGCGACTGATGGAAACTCAGCCCTGCATTTGGCTGTATGGTACGGAAACGAAGACCTCGTGCATCTCCTACTCAACCATGGGGCCAACGCTAACATTCAGAATAATAAAGGTAATACCCCGCTGCATTTAGCTGTGTTGAAAAACAGTATAGCTAAAATCAACATACTCTATGGTGGAGGAGCAAATGTTAGGATACCAAATAACAAAGGAAGAAAACCGCATGATGTAGACAGCAAAAACAAGCAGAATAAGGAGGCAAAAGAACACCTTGAAGGTTTAATCAAGCATGCCAACTCTTGTGATAGTTGGGGGCAAAATAAACTCCATCTTTTAGTTATAGAAGAGCCTCTCAGCACATGGATGAAGCAAGGACTGGATATTTTAAAACCAGATTGTGAAGGATTTACACCGCTTCATCGTGCTGTCCTATGCGGAAATGAAATATTAGCTAGTCAGCTGCTTAAACATAATGCCTCGTGCAATACTGTAGCAAACAATGGCGCCACACCTTTGCATCATGCTGCACAAATAGGCAATGTTGTGCTTGTTAATCTGCTAATTTCTTATGGCGCTCCCATTAATGCTCACGATGAATTGGGCTTTACGCCACTAGATTATGCTCTCTCATGTAATGACACTGAGAAGTTTAGTGCAGTTAAAAAAACCCTTCTAGAAAATGGAGCTGTTCCCAGCGATTATCTGGTGATTAAAGAGCCCCCCTTGGAAAGGCAATACGCAAATGATGAACCATCCGTTCC
- a CDS encoding IS5 family transposase, whose protein sequence is MVRQFLSDSIWEQLQRTMKAKGCHRWKNDRAVMEAILWKLRTGAPWRDVPEEFCPWKTAYNRFNRWAAKGLWENFFLSYEEKLIREWVFADGSYVRAHQHASGARRGEERAIGMSRGGATTKIHIAADAHGNPIDFQITGGEVHDAKVADKIIGKIGVADHFIADKGYDSEAIRAQAKEARMNPVIPRKSNSKKPNPEFDSYLYKLRHLVENLFARMKHFRSIATRFEKLARNFKARLFLACTFIWISN, encoded by the coding sequence ATGGTGCGACAATTTTTAAGCGATTCAATCTGGGAACAACTTCAAAGGACAATGAAAGCGAAAGGATGCCATCGCTGGAAAAATGATCGTGCAGTTATGGAAGCCATTTTATGGAAGCTTCGTACAGGAGCTCCCTGGCGAGATGTTCCTGAGGAATTTTGTCCCTGGAAAACAGCCTATAATCGCTTTAACCGTTGGGCTGCGAAAGGGTTATGGGAGAATTTTTTTTTGAGCTACGAGGAGAAATTGATACGGGAGTGGGTATTCGCCGACGGAAGTTATGTCCGCGCTCATCAGCATGCAAGTGGAGCTCGGCGTGGCGAAGAACGTGCCATCGGAATGTCTAGAGGAGGAGCAACTACTAAGATTCACATTGCCGCCGATGCGCATGGAAATCCGATCGATTTTCAAATCACTGGGGGTGAAGTCCACGATGCCAAAGTAGCCGATAAAATCATCGGAAAGATAGGAGTGGCAGACCATTTTATAGCAGACAAAGGCTACGATTCCGAAGCAATCCGAGCGCAAGCCAAAGAGGCGAGGATGAATCCTGTTATTCCACGAAAATCCAATAGCAAAAAGCCAAACCCAGAGTTTGACTCGTATCTATACAAGCTCCGCCATTTAGTAGAAAATCTTTTTGCCAGAATGAAACACTTTAGAAGCATTGCAACACGATTTGAAAAATTGGCTCGAAATTTCAAAGCTAGGCTCTTTCTAGCCTGTACATTCATTTGGATATCAAATTGA
- a CDS encoding replicative DNA helicase, which yields MLDNELVRESTPSQSATEADANYRQPPHNLSAEQAVLGSLLVNNQTIDKFGDFLREDHFYEPVHQRIFAAIIQLIDRGMVATPVSLKQYFDKDESLHDVGKAEYLSHLASMASTIINSLHYARIIYDLALQRKLIAIGEDMVNQAFEHDVQVSAKDQIEQAEQCLFNLASEGHSDSGFRHLNVSLKSAIDRADLAFKRKEKISGISTGFTDLDHYLGGLQDSDLLILAARPSMGKTALAINLALESARFLKKRAPDPSNPPGVGFFSLEMSAEQLATRLISVETTVNSSKMRVGNLTEHDFEKLVQATKSLQDLPIFIDDTPALSIAALRTRARRLKRKHNLGLLMIDYLQLVRGSSKMSESNRVQEVSEITQGLKAIAKELNIPVLALSQLSRAVEQRDDKRPQLSDLRESGSIEQDADVVMFIYREEYYVARKQPAEGSPKFGEWQDQMNQCKNQAEIIIAKQRNGPVGVAKLYFDSNSTRFGNLAEEDLVPYV from the coding sequence ATGCTTGATAACGAATTAGTACGTGAATCGACCCCATCGCAATCAGCGACCGAAGCCGATGCAAACTACCGTCAGCCACCTCACAATCTGTCAGCGGAACAGGCGGTGCTTGGGTCGCTTTTGGTTAACAATCAAACCATCGATAAATTTGGTGACTTCCTCCGTGAAGACCATTTCTATGAACCGGTGCACCAACGTATCTTTGCGGCTATCATACAATTGATCGACCGTGGTATGGTAGCAACACCGGTAAGTTTGAAACAATATTTCGATAAAGACGAATCACTCCATGATGTAGGAAAAGCCGAATATCTTTCGCATCTGGCGTCCATGGCTTCTACTATTATCAACAGCCTGCATTACGCGAGGATTATTTATGACTTGGCGTTGCAGCGCAAGCTGATTGCCATCGGTGAAGATATGGTAAACCAGGCGTTTGAACATGATGTGCAAGTATCGGCTAAAGATCAAATTGAACAAGCTGAGCAATGTTTATTTAATCTGGCCAGTGAAGGCCATTCCGATTCAGGATTTCGCCATTTGAATGTGTCGCTTAAGTCGGCAATTGACCGTGCTGATTTAGCCTTTAAACGTAAAGAAAAAATTTCTGGTATTAGTACTGGCTTTACCGACCTAGACCATTATCTGGGTGGTTTGCAGGATTCGGATTTATTGATTCTGGCTGCCCGTCCATCGATGGGTAAAACGGCACTTGCGATTAACCTTGCCTTAGAATCTGCTAGATTCTTAAAGAAACGTGCGCCGGATCCATCTAACCCACCTGGAGTTGGTTTTTTCTCACTGGAGATGTCGGCTGAACAATTAGCCACCCGTTTGATTTCTGTGGAAACTACGGTTAATAGCAGCAAAATGCGTGTGGGTAACTTAACCGAGCATGATTTTGAAAAATTAGTGCAGGCGACCAAATCATTACAGGATTTGCCGATTTTTATCGACGATACTCCGGCCCTCAGTATTGCCGCATTAAGAACAAGGGCCAGACGTTTGAAACGTAAGCATAACCTTGGTTTGCTGATGATCGACTATCTCCAGCTGGTCAGGGGGTCATCGAAAATGTCTGAAAGCAACAGGGTACAGGAAGTGTCCGAAATTACCCAGGGCTTAAAAGCCATCGCCAAAGAACTCAATATTCCGGTACTTGCACTATCACAGCTATCGCGTGCAGTAGAGCAACGCGATGATAAACGCCCGCAATTATCGGACCTCCGTGAGTCTGGAAGTATTGAGCAGGATGCCGACGTGGTAATGTTTATTTACCGTGAAGAATATTACGTAGCCAGGAAGCAACCGGCCGAAGGCTCACCCAAATTTGGTGAATGGCAGGATCAAATGAACCAGTGCAAAAACCAAGCCGAGATTATCATTGCCAAGCAACGTAATGGCCCAGTGGGCGTGGCGAAATTATACTTTGATTCAAATTCAACCCGATTTGGAAATCTGGCAGAAGAGGATTTGGTGCCGTATGTGTAA
- the cecR gene encoding transcriptional regulator CecR: MQQKTTSTTSPKQVRGEQARQKLVSAGLELFGDLGFEAASTRDIAKNAGQNIAAITYYFGNKEGLYIAAIEEGFKQCPQTNGEEREQLEALLNDSSISKDYYLQAIKQWVRGAVMALAVEEKANLSFTKLMFREQFAPTHMFKKAYQTLIAPMHEPFLRMVAAYLDEDPKQIRTTLTAHALIGPYLGFRVAQQMVLLKTGWEKISSKEAEMIADIVEEHIEITLRGLRAKRSTHAS, encoded by the coding sequence ATGCAACAAAAAACGACATCTACGACATCTCCTAAACAGGTTCGGGGCGAGCAGGCGCGGCAGAAGCTGGTGAGTGCAGGGCTTGAGCTCTTTGGTGACCTTGGGTTTGAAGCTGCAAGCACCAGGGACATCGCCAAGAATGCTGGCCAAAATATTGCGGCGATTACCTATTATTTTGGTAATAAAGAAGGATTATACATTGCTGCGATTGAAGAAGGGTTTAAGCAATGCCCACAAACGAATGGAGAAGAGCGTGAGCAGTTAGAAGCCCTTTTGAATGACAGCAGCATTTCAAAAGACTATTATCTTCAGGCTATCAAGCAATGGGTAAGGGGGGCGGTCATGGCCTTGGCGGTTGAGGAAAAGGCTAATTTAAGCTTTACCAAATTAATGTTCCGCGAGCAATTTGCGCCAACGCATATGTTTAAAAAAGCCTACCAGACCTTGATTGCGCCGATGCATGAGCCTTTTTTACGGATGGTTGCTGCCTATCTTGATGAAGACCCCAAACAAATACGCACCACGCTTACGGCCCATGCATTAATTGGACCTTATTTAGGTTTTCGGGTGGCGCAGCAAATGGTGCTATTAAAAACAGGCTGGGAAAAAATCAGCAGTAAAGAAGCTGAAATGATAGCGGATATCGTTGAAGAACATATTGAAATTACATTGCGCGGATTGCGGGCAAAGCGAAGTACCCATGCCTCATAA
- a CDS encoding efflux transporter outer membrane subunit, giving the protein MCLSSGCNLQSAYRNPDLLLPQHWSRADKNTSETTQSDHNHNEPSSATAHWWKTLKDPAIDDLMAATYASNPTLEQALARMDEAQADLAVNKSAMFPSLSASTDASTANTHISGGNSSGGGSVGSGQIAGRSSTGSAGVSLHWELDLFGRIRNSVRAARNHLDARTADAESTRLTLSAKVADTVLDIRACRLVEQSLTQDVASYHKTLELIRLKKAVGLAADVDEASAQRNVATAQVSLTSQHEICQQQLNALVAISGKSREMVDEQLAKPLANGVAMPAVPEATLEIPATLLRLHPTLKSADKDAQAAWADIGVARAQRLPKIDLAAALSGEWIRSAGSTINLLTWTLAPSAAVDVLDGGKGAANVSAAEARYRQAAAFLQTNVRSVIEEVENALAAEQSAQERKTSTQLALSAAQTAFAAKEKQWKSGTINLLELEDARRQLTLAANNATSADRDRAKAWVNLVKATGNSLTHLENETYGTSPPPQTVE; this is encoded by the coding sequence ATGTGCCTTTCATCAGGCTGTAATCTGCAGTCAGCCTATAGAAACCCAGATCTTCTGTTGCCGCAGCATTGGTCGCGTGCGGATAAAAACACCTCTGAAACAACCCAGTCAGATCATAACCATAATGAGCCATCATCTGCCACTGCTCACTGGTGGAAAACATTGAAAGATCCGGCCATTGATGACTTAATGGCAGCAACCTATGCAAGCAATCCAACGCTAGAGCAAGCCCTAGCGCGAATGGATGAGGCGCAAGCGGATTTAGCCGTGAATAAGTCGGCAATGTTCCCTTCGTTATCTGCCAGTACGGATGCTTCAACGGCGAATACGCATATCTCTGGCGGTAACAGCTCCGGTGGAGGAAGTGTCGGCTCGGGGCAAATAGCAGGGCGTAGCAGCACAGGTTCTGCCGGGGTGTCTTTGCACTGGGAGCTTGATCTGTTCGGGCGAATTCGTAATTCGGTTAGAGCGGCACGTAACCATTTAGATGCACGCACGGCTGATGCTGAAAGTACCCGCCTTACCTTAAGCGCTAAGGTTGCTGATACTGTTTTGGATATAAGGGCTTGCCGTTTGGTAGAGCAATCTTTAACGCAGGATGTGGCATCTTATCACAAAACACTTGAACTGATCCGCTTGAAAAAAGCAGTAGGCCTGGCTGCCGATGTCGATGAAGCCAGTGCCCAAAGAAATGTGGCTACGGCACAAGTCAGCCTTACGTCACAGCATGAAATATGCCAGCAGCAGCTCAATGCGCTGGTTGCAATTAGCGGAAAATCAAGGGAAATGGTGGATGAGCAATTAGCAAAACCACTGGCAAATGGAGTGGCTATGCCTGCAGTGCCAGAGGCAACACTTGAAATCCCAGCGACGTTATTGCGTTTACATCCAACACTTAAATCGGCAGACAAAGACGCCCAGGCTGCCTGGGCAGATATAGGGGTTGCAAGGGCGCAAAGGCTGCCGAAGATTGACTTGGCAGCCGCTTTAAGTGGTGAATGGATCCGCTCGGCTGGTTCCACAATTAATCTGCTTACCTGGACGCTTGCTCCTAGTGCTGCAGTTGATGTGCTTGACGGCGGCAAAGGAGCTGCAAATGTCAGTGCAGCGGAAGCCCGCTACCGCCAGGCTGCAGCTTTTTTGCAGACCAATGTGCGTTCTGTAATTGAAGAGGTCGAAAATGCCCTGGCAGCAGAACAATCAGCGCAAGAGCGCAAAACATCAACTCAACTGGCTTTAAGTGCAGCACAGACTGCGTTTGCCGCTAAAGAAAAACAATGGAAGAGTGGTACTATCAATCTGTTAGAACTTGAAGATGCCCGCCGCCAATTAACCTTGGCAGCCAATAATGCAACCAGTGCCGACCGTGACCGTGCCAAAGCATGGGTCAATCTGGTCAAAGCCACGGGAAATTCTCTCACTCATTTGGAAAATGAAACTTATGGAACATCACCCCCACCACAGACAGTCGAATAA
- a CDS encoding efflux RND transporter periplasmic adaptor subunit, giving the protein MIVLLGIAGLVILFGGAIVVNAGGQRKTATNTTSQPSAALTVSSAKAREEQWPESVKASGAIAPWQEAVIGAEINGQRLVAVNVNVGDKVKKGQVLARFNTDTLQAEQAELNANWMKAESDRKRAVELKDSGALSSQEIESFENLAAVAKARLDSKNMQLRYAEVIAPDEGVISSRTATIGSVGNAGAELFRMILKNRLEWRGELTASQLVQMDTKQVVTLNLPDGTVAHAIVRQTSPSLNSNSRMALVYADIEQANDSHAMAGMYADGLIVLRQSTATIIPAQSVVIRDGHSYVFKLQQPGAAITGVRMVSVTTGRHIGSNIEITSGIKVEDEVAVEGAGFLNDGDHVRISNQSGK; this is encoded by the coding sequence ATGATTGTTCTCTTAGGCATTGCCGGACTAGTCATCTTGTTTGGAGGTGCGATCGTGGTTAATGCCGGTGGGCAGCGTAAAACGGCAACGAATACTACGTCGCAACCATCAGCGGCCTTAACGGTAAGCAGTGCCAAGGCCAGGGAAGAACAATGGCCGGAATCGGTGAAAGCCTCGGGTGCGATCGCTCCCTGGCAGGAAGCCGTTATCGGGGCTGAAATCAATGGCCAGCGTTTGGTTGCCGTGAATGTGAATGTGGGTGATAAAGTTAAAAAAGGGCAGGTACTTGCCCGTTTTAATACCGATACGCTGCAAGCTGAGCAGGCTGAACTCAACGCTAACTGGATGAAAGCTGAAAGTGACCGTAAACGGGCCGTTGAACTCAAAGACAGTGGCGCCCTGAGCAGTCAGGAAATAGAATCATTTGAAAATTTGGCCGCTGTTGCCAAAGCACGCCTGGATTCTAAAAATATGCAATTGCGATATGCTGAGGTGATCGCTCCCGATGAGGGGGTGATCAGTTCGCGCACGGCAACAATAGGCAGCGTTGGCAATGCCGGGGCTGAGCTCTTCCGCATGATCCTTAAAAACCGCCTTGAATGGCGCGGCGAATTAACTGCCAGCCAGCTTGTGCAAATGGATACGAAGCAGGTAGTAACGCTTAACTTGCCCGATGGTACGGTTGCCCATGCGATCGTTAGGCAGACATCGCCTTCACTGAATAGCAATTCGCGAATGGCTCTTGTCTATGCCGATATTGAACAAGCCAACGATAGTCATGCCATGGCAGGAATGTATGCAGATGGTTTGATTGTGCTTCGTCAATCGACGGCAACGATTATTCCAGCACAAAGCGTGGTAATCCGAGATGGCCATAGTTACGTATTTAAGCTTCAGCAGCCAGGTGCCGCCATCACGGGTGTCCGTATGGTAAGCGTGACGACAGGGCGGCATATTGGTTCTAATATTGAAATAACCAGCGGCATTAAAGTCGAAGATGAGGTTGCTGTTGAGGGCGCTGGATTTTTGAATGATGGCGATCACGTACGTATTAGTAACCAGTCGGGAAAATAA